One Equus quagga isolate Etosha38 chromosome 5, UCLA_HA_Equagga_1.0, whole genome shotgun sequence genomic window carries:
- the LOC124238813 gene encoding olfactory receptor 2D3-like yields the protein MQDLPWENHSSISEFILLGFSRDSQINAILFNIFIFLYLSTLVGNGLIVTLIHLDSRLRTPMYFFLSVLSMLDMSYVTTTVPQMLVHLVCQKKTISYVGCVTQMYIFLVLGITEGWLFSVMAYDRYVAICYPLRYKVIMSPWLCGTMVVFCGLWGVSCSLVYTVFTMRLPYCGPNEINHFFCEVPAVLKLACADTSLNDQVDFILGFILLLVPLSFILAFYVRIFATILRIRSAQGRLKAFSTCVSHITVVTMFCGPAMFMYMNPGANASPERDKKLALFYNVISAFLNPIIYSLRNKDVKRAFLKLTGQGRAPE from the coding sequence ATGCAGGACTTACCCTGGGAGAACCACAGCTCCATTTCTGAGTTCATCCTTCTGGGCTTCTCCAGGGACTCCCAAATTAATGCAATCCTCTTCAATATCTTCATCTTTCTCTACCTCTCTACGCTTGTGGGCAATGGGCTCATTGTCACCTTGATCCACCTAGACTCCCGCCTCCgcacacccatgtacttcttcctcagtGTCCTCTCCATGCTGGACATGAGCTATGTCACCACCACTGTGCCCCAGATGTTGGTGCATCTTGTCTGCCAGAAGAAAACTatctcctatgttgggtgtgtaaCCCAGATGTACATCTTTCTAGTGTTGGGCATCACTGAGGGCTGGCTGTTCTCTGTCATGGCCTATGATAGATATGTGGCCATCTGCTACCCACTTAGGTACAAGGTTATCATGAGCCCATGGCTGTGTGGGACAATGGTGGTCTTTTGTGGACTGTGGGGTGTCAGCTGTTCCCTAGTCTACACTGTCTTCACAATGCGCCTGCCTTACTGTGGCCCCAATGAGATCAATCACTTCTTCTGTGAGGTTCCCGCAGTTCTGAAGCTGGCCTGTGCAGACACATCCCTCAACGATCAAGTAGATTTCATCCTGGGCTTCATCCTTCTCCTGGTAcctctttccttcattctggCCTTTTATGTCCGCATCTTTGCCACCATCTTGAGAATCCGCTCAGCCCAGGGTCGACtcaaggccttctccacctgtgtcTCCCACATCACCGTGGTCACCATGTTCTGTGGACCTGCTATGTTTATGTACATGAACCCTGGGGCCAATGCCTCCCCAGAGAGGGACAAGAAACTGGCCCTGTTCTACAATGTTATCTCTGCCTTTCTCAACCCCATAATCTACAGCCTCCGAAACAAAGATGTGAAGAGGGCTTTCCTCAAGTTAacaggccagggcagggccccTGAATAA